In Parus major isolate Abel chromosome 19, Parus_major1.1, whole genome shotgun sequence, a genomic segment contains:
- the PITPNA gene encoding phosphatidylinositol transfer protein alpha isoform gives MVLIKEYRVILPVSVEEYQVGQLYSVAEASKNETGGGEGVEVLVNEPYERDGERGQYTHKIYHLQSKVPTFVRMLAPEGALNIHEKAWNAYPYCRTVITNEYMKDDFLIKIETWHKSDLGTQENVHKLEPEVWKSVEAIYIDIADRSQVLPKDYKAEEDPARFKSVKTGRGPLGPNWKKDLGKQSDCPYMCAYKLVTVKFKWWGLQNKVENFIQKQEKRLFTNFHRQLFCWLDKWVDLTMEDIRRMEEETKRQLDEMREKDPVKGMSAADD, from the exons TATCAAGTGGGGCAGCTGTATTCCGTGGCAGAAGCCAGTAAAAATGAAACTGGTGGAGGTGAAGGAGTGGAAGTCCTGGTGAATGAACCCTACGAGAGAGATGGAGAGCGTGGGCAGTACACACACAAGATCTACCACTTACAGAG CAAAGTGCCAACATTTGTGAGAATGCTGGCCCCTGAAGGAGCTCTGAACATACATGAAAAAGCATGGAATGCCTATCCCTACTGCAGAACTG TTATTACA AATGAGTATATGAAGGATGACTTCCTGATCAAAATTGAAACCTGGCATAAATCAGATCTTGGAACACAAGAGAAT GTCCATAAGCTGGAGCCAGAGGTATGGAAGAGTGTAGAAGCCATTTATATAGACATTGCTGATCGGAGCCAAGTACTCCCCAAG GATTACAAGGCAGAAGAAGATCCAGCAAGGTTTAAATCTGTCAAGACTGGACGTGGACCTCTGGGTCCCAACTGGAAG AAGGACCTGGGGAAGCAGTCAGATTGTCCATACATGTGTGCTTACAAGCTGGTAACAGTCAAGTTCAAGTGGTGGGGTCTGCAAAATAAAGTGGAGAACTTTATACAGAAG CAAGAAAAGCGGCTCTTCACAAACTTCCACCGGCAGCTCTTTTGCTGGCTTGATAAGTGGGTTGATCTGACTATGGAGGACATCCGTAGGATGGAGGAGGAGACCAAGAGACAGCTGGATGAG atGAGAGAAAAAGATCCAGTGAAAGGAATGTCGGCTGCAGATGACTAA